In one window of uncultured Draconibacterium sp. DNA:
- the metE gene encoding 5-methyltetrahydropteroyltriglutamate--homocysteine S-methyltransferase, which translates to MLTQNLGFPRIGAQRELKRACEKFWKGISTLEELQETGRQERLKNWKFQQDSGIDIIPSNDFSFYDQVADHIFMFGAIPSRFNKLSSKLKNIDLYFAMCRGYQKDGFDVTPLEMTKWFDTNYHYLVPEFEKNQQFKLNSNKVIDEFNEALKAGIKTKPVLLGPFSFLKLGKEKSTDFNRLDLIHALLPVYIELIGQMENTGIDCIQIDEPCLSGDLSHPEQQLFRAVLTELFGSFPSIKFILTSYFDGIEKQIEWVKCLPLEVLHLDLVRAPKQLDLFLEKIPKFLTLSLGLVDGRNIWANNLQESLEIIQKTAEKIGTDRIILAPSCSLLHVPYNLENENDETNLPLFVKKKMAFAFQKINELVLLKELASDKPSEQVQKKLKNNTLVFKNWSENPAINNSKVREQVSEVQNKWSEIDRKSDFNERIRKQQKKLNLPPFPTTMIGSLPQTTEVRKMRRNFINGDVSKKKYNEFIEAAIKNAVNWQEEVGIDVLVHGEFERNDMVEFFGEQLEGFARTQNGWVQSYGSRGVKPPIIFGDVFRKTPMTVDISKLAQSFTAKPMKGMLTGPVTILQWSFVRNDQSRKNTTIQLGLVIRDEVLNLEKAGLPIIQIDEPALREGLPIKKENQTDYLNWAVKCFKLCSWGVKDETQIHTHMCYAEFNDIIQSLEIFAGKKHLGKS; encoded by the coding sequence AATTTCAACAAGATTCAGGAATTGACATTATCCCATCAAACGACTTCTCGTTTTACGACCAGGTAGCCGACCATATTTTTATGTTTGGTGCAATTCCTTCACGTTTTAACAAACTGTCCTCAAAGCTAAAAAACATTGATCTGTACTTTGCTATGTGCCGTGGATACCAAAAAGATGGATTTGATGTTACTCCGCTTGAAATGACAAAGTGGTTCGACACCAATTACCACTACCTGGTGCCGGAGTTTGAAAAAAACCAACAATTTAAACTTAACAGCAACAAGGTAATTGATGAGTTTAATGAAGCTCTGAAAGCCGGAATTAAAACAAAGCCGGTTTTGCTTGGGCCATTTTCTTTTCTGAAACTTGGTAAAGAAAAATCGACCGACTTTAATCGTTTGGATTTGATACATGCCCTTTTACCGGTTTATATCGAACTTATCGGCCAAATGGAAAATACCGGTATCGATTGCATCCAAATTGATGAGCCTTGCCTGTCAGGAGATTTAAGCCACCCCGAACAACAACTCTTCCGTGCTGTATTAACCGAACTTTTTGGTTCTTTCCCTTCGATAAAATTTATACTTACCAGCTATTTTGATGGGATTGAAAAACAAATTGAATGGGTAAAATGTTTGCCACTTGAAGTTTTGCATCTTGATTTGGTACGTGCACCTAAACAGTTGGATTTGTTCCTCGAAAAAATACCAAAATTTTTAACCCTTTCGCTTGGATTGGTTGATGGCAGAAACATTTGGGCCAACAACCTGCAAGAGTCGCTGGAGATAATACAAAAAACTGCTGAAAAAATTGGCACCGACCGGATTATTCTGGCTCCTTCGTGTTCATTATTGCACGTTCCGTATAATCTTGAAAACGAAAACGACGAAACCAATCTCCCTCTTTTTGTCAAAAAGAAAATGGCTTTTGCTTTTCAGAAAATAAACGAGCTTGTATTACTGAAAGAACTGGCTTCAGACAAGCCTTCAGAACAAGTTCAAAAGAAGCTAAAAAACAACACCCTGGTGTTTAAAAACTGGTCTGAGAATCCGGCAATAAACAATTCTAAAGTGCGAGAGCAAGTTTCTGAAGTTCAGAATAAATGGAGTGAAATAGACCGAAAATCAGACTTTAATGAAAGAATTCGCAAACAACAGAAAAAACTAAATCTGCCTCCTTTTCCAACCACAATGATAGGCTCGTTGCCGCAAACTACCGAGGTTCGGAAAATGCGCCGCAATTTTATAAACGGAGACGTTTCGAAAAAGAAATACAATGAGTTTATCGAAGCAGCTATAAAAAATGCCGTTAATTGGCAGGAAGAAGTTGGGATTGATGTGCTTGTACATGGCGAATTTGAGCGAAACGACATGGTTGAATTTTTTGGTGAGCAACTGGAAGGTTTCGCCCGGACTCAAAACGGCTGGGTACAGAGTTACGGTTCGCGTGGAGTAAAACCACCCATCATTTTCGGCGATGTTTTTCGCAAAACACCAATGACCGTCGATATCTCGAAGTTGGCACAATCGTTTACCGCAAAACCGATGAAAGGAATGCTCACCGGTCCGGTTACTATTCTTCAGTGGTCGTTTGTGCGCAACGATCAATCACGAAAAAACACCACCATACAACTGGGGCTGGTCATTCGCGACGAAGTACTTAACCTCGAAAAAGCAGGATTGCCAATCATTCAAATTGATGAACCAGCTTTGCGCGAAGGCCTGCCAATAAAAAAAGAAAACCAAACCGACTATTTAAACTGGGCCGTAAAATGCTTTAAACTTTGTAGCTGGGGCGTAAAAGACGAAACACAAATTCACACCCACATGTGTTATGCCGAGTTTAACGATATCATTCAGTCCCTCGAAATATTTGCCGGCAAAAAACATTTGGGTAAATCCTGA